The following coding sequences are from one Granulicella sp. L56 window:
- a CDS encoding carboxymuconolactone decarboxylase family protein, with translation MSEPRLKYAQLVPDGMAKMHELEHYLNTGSELEASLLGLVRLRSSLMNGCEYCVHVHTAELRKLNETVERIATIAEWRGSAIYTQRERSALTWTEAVTNIQAGHAPDAVYDEVRAHFSDVETVNLTLTITTINAWNRLAISLGAYPGHAGTEKMEK, from the coding sequence ATGAGTGAACCACGGTTGAAGTATGCGCAGCTAGTGCCTGATGGCATGGCGAAGATGCACGAACTAGAACATTATCTGAATACCGGATCGGAGCTGGAGGCATCGCTGCTTGGGCTGGTAAGACTGCGCTCCTCGCTCATGAATGGCTGCGAGTATTGCGTCCACGTCCATACTGCTGAACTTCGGAAGTTGAATGAGACGGTGGAGCGGATTGCTACGATTGCGGAGTGGAGAGGTTCAGCAATTTATACGCAGCGGGAACGGTCTGCGCTGACGTGGACCGAGGCGGTGACGAATATTCAGGCGGGCCATGCTCCCGATGCGGTGTACGACGAGGTTCGCGCGCACTTCAGCGATGTGGAGACGGTGAATCTTACGCTGACCATTACAACGATCAACGCGTGGAACCGGCTGGCAATTTCGCTGGGAGCGTATCCCGGCCATGCGGGTACAGAGAAGATGGAGAAATAA
- a CDS encoding ABC transporter ATP-binding protein, whose translation MAEWAGEIHGSLHPGGKSAASGRDDVLGGESEITLVPLPGATEATVVLRAEGLTKSYAAVPGAAGRGELELFRGLDLVVHAGEMVAIVGESGAGKSSLLHLLAALDRPTAGEVWCGESRLSTFSAAQAADFRNRDVGYVWQFHYLLPEFTALENVAMPLLARGMGRLSALKRARVWLSEVGLAERVEHRSGELSGGEQQRVSLARALVTEPKILLADEPTGDLDGKTAEAVFGLIQGLHTAHGLTSVIVTHSLEFAGRCGRMLRLREGRLVEVSD comes from the coding sequence ATGGCGGAATGGGCTGGCGAAATACACGGATCTCTCCACCCCGGCGGCAAAAGCGCCGCTTCCGGTCGAGATGACGTTTTGGGGGGAGAGTCGGAGATCACGCTGGTGCCGTTGCCAGGTGCGACTGAGGCGACAGTGGTCTTGCGGGCCGAGGGGCTGACAAAGAGCTACGCCGCCGTTCCCGGAGCGGCTGGGCGTGGGGAGCTGGAGCTTTTTCGCGGGCTGGATCTGGTGGTTCATGCCGGAGAGATGGTCGCCATCGTTGGGGAGAGTGGCGCAGGCAAGAGTTCCCTGCTGCATTTGCTGGCTGCGCTGGACAGGCCGACGGCTGGAGAAGTCTGGTGCGGGGAGAGTCGCTTGAGTACCTTTTCCGCGGCCCAGGCGGCGGACTTTAGGAATCGGGACGTGGGGTACGTCTGGCAGTTCCACTACCTGCTGCCGGAGTTTACGGCGCTCGAAAATGTAGCTATGCCATTGCTGGCGCGGGGGATGGGGCGTCTTTCCGCTTTGAAGCGGGCGCGGGTCTGGCTGAGCGAGGTCGGACTGGCAGAACGCGTCGAGCATCGCAGCGGCGAGTTGAGCGGGGGGGAGCAGCAGAGAGTGTCGCTGGCGCGGGCGCTGGTGACGGAACCGAAGATTCTTCTGGCCGACGAGCCTACTGGAGACCTCGATGGAAAGACGGCAGAGGCGGTATTTGGGCTGATTCAGGGGCTCCACACTGCCCATGGGCTGACCAGCGTGATTGTCACGCATAGTCTTGAATTTGCAGGTCGTTGCGGGAGAATGCTGAGGTTGCGGGAGGGGCGGCTGGTCGAGGTCAGCGACTGA
- a CDS encoding ATP-dependent Clp protease ATP-binding subunit, whose product MFERYTEKARRVIFFARYEASQFGSPYIETEHLLLGLLREDKALTNRFLRSHASVESIRKQIEGHTTIREKVSTSVDLPLSNECKRVLAYAAEEAERLSHKHIGTEHLLLGLLREEKCFAAEILTERGLRLPAIREELQRTTQEKVPAAQGGSKSQRGEQSMLAEFSRDLTQSAMDQQLDPLVGRDAEVDRVIQILCRRTKNNPVLIGEPGVGKTAIVEGLAQKIADGEVPSFLADKRVLALDLSLIVAGTKYRGQFEERLKTIMKELMENQNSIVFIDELHTLVGAGSAEGSLDAANILKPALSRGEIQCIGATTPAEYRKSIEKDRSLERRFQAVKVPPPNEEDAIKIIMGIKDKYEKFHAVSYTDDAITFSVSHSSRYIPDRFLPDKAIDLIDEAGARVKLRQTSLPEELTEVQKRIKFIVHRMENAIANHEFEKARFYSDEERKERENLRTLRDKYHLDDSSAGIVTREDIEDVVSRWTGVPITSLKEEETQRLLRVEEELHKRVISQDKAISALARAIRRSRAGLKNPARPIGSFLFLGPTGVGKTEMARTLAQFLFGSEKALIRFDMSEFMEKHSVSKLIGSPPGYVGYEEGGQLTERVKRNPYCVVLLDEIEKAHPDVFNLLLQVFEDGQLTDGLGNTVDYKNCIIIMTSNIGAKHLQKRQGLGFQSEKEDMVLDKMEELVRGEVKRTFNPEFLNRLDEIIIFTSLSDADLMQILELLVQQLNVNLVHKAITISVTDEAKKWIIEKTASDRTYGARPLRRALQKYVEDPLSEALIGGGIAQRPAFLEVYMENNLLFYRPIASDGEEKMAGLALTTV is encoded by the coding sequence ATGTTCGAACGCTATACGGAGAAGGCGCGGAGGGTGATCTTCTTTGCTCGGTACGAGGCCAGCCAGTTCGGGTCGCCTTACATCGAGACAGAGCACCTGTTGCTGGGGTTGCTGCGGGAGGACAAGGCGTTGACGAACCGCTTTTTGCGGTCGCACGCATCGGTTGAATCCATACGCAAGCAGATTGAAGGACATACGACGATTCGAGAGAAGGTTTCGACCTCTGTCGATCTGCCACTTTCAAATGAGTGCAAGCGGGTACTGGCCTACGCGGCGGAAGAGGCCGAGCGGCTGTCACACAAGCACATCGGCACCGAACATCTATTGCTGGGGCTGCTGCGCGAAGAAAAGTGCTTTGCCGCCGAGATTTTGACGGAACGGGGACTCCGGCTGCCAGCGATTCGCGAGGAACTACAGCGGACGACGCAGGAGAAGGTGCCTGCCGCACAAGGTGGCAGCAAGAGCCAGCGCGGCGAGCAGAGTATGTTGGCGGAGTTCTCACGCGACCTTACGCAGTCCGCCATGGACCAGCAACTTGATCCGTTGGTTGGGCGAGACGCCGAGGTCGATCGCGTCATCCAGATCCTATGCCGCCGGACGAAGAACAATCCTGTGTTGATCGGCGAGCCGGGTGTTGGTAAAACCGCCATCGTCGAAGGGCTGGCGCAGAAGATCGCCGATGGCGAAGTGCCCAGCTTCCTCGCAGACAAGCGGGTGCTGGCGCTTGATCTTTCGCTCATCGTGGCTGGAACCAAGTATCGCGGCCAGTTCGAAGAGCGCCTCAAGACCATCATGAAAGAGTTGATGGAGAACCAGAACTCCATCGTCTTCATCGACGAGTTGCACACGCTGGTCGGTGCGGGCTCGGCTGAGGGGTCCCTCGATGCGGCGAATATTTTGAAACCGGCGTTGAGCCGCGGCGAGATTCAGTGCATCGGTGCGACCACTCCTGCTGAGTATCGCAAGTCGATTGAGAAGGACCGCTCGCTGGAGCGGCGTTTTCAAGCTGTGAAGGTGCCACCACCGAACGAAGAAGATGCGATCAAGATCATCATGGGCATCAAGGACAAGTATGAGAAGTTTCATGCTGTCAGCTACACCGATGATGCGATCACCTTCTCCGTCTCGCATTCGAGCCGCTACATTCCTGACCGCTTCCTTCCGGATAAGGCGATTGACCTGATCGACGAGGCCGGCGCGAGAGTAAAGCTGCGACAGACTTCCCTGCCCGAGGAGCTGACCGAGGTACAGAAGCGCATCAAGTTCATCGTGCACCGCATGGAGAACGCCATCGCGAACCACGAGTTCGAGAAGGCGCGTTTCTACTCGGACGAAGAACGTAAGGAGCGCGAGAACCTGCGCACGCTGCGCGACAAGTATCACCTCGACGATTCTTCCGCGGGCATCGTGACTCGCGAAGACATTGAAGATGTTGTTAGCCGATGGACCGGTGTTCCTATCACCTCGCTGAAAGAAGAAGAGACGCAACGGCTGCTGCGCGTCGAAGAAGAGCTGCACAAACGCGTCATATCGCAGGACAAGGCGATCTCGGCGCTGGCTCGAGCGATTCGGCGCTCGCGTGCCGGTCTCAAGAACCCGGCGCGTCCGATTGGCAGCTTTTTGTTCCTTGGGCCTACCGGTGTCGGCAAAACAGAGATGGCGCGTACTCTGGCTCAGTTCCTCTTTGGCTCGGAAAAGGCGTTGATCCGCTTCGATATGTCGGAGTTCATGGAGAAGCATTCCGTGAGCAAGCTGATCGGCTCGCCTCCGGGATATGTCGGCTACGAAGAAGGTGGCCAGCTTACCGAGCGGGTCAAGCGCAATCCGTACTGCGTGGTGTTGCTCGACGAGATCGAGAAGGCTCATCCGGATGTCTTCAACCTGCTGTTGCAGGTCTTTGAGGACGGGCAGTTGACGGACGGCCTTGGCAATACGGTTGACTACAAAAACTGCATCATCATCATGACCTCGAACATCGGCGCGAAGCATCTGCAGAAACGGCAGGGACTTGGCTTCCAGAGCGAGAAAGAAGACATGGTGCTCGACAAGATGGAAGAACTCGTACGGGGAGAGGTGAAGCGCACCTTCAATCCGGAGTTCCTGAACCGTCTCGACGAGATCATCATCTTCACCTCGCTGTCGGATGCTGACCTGATGCAGATTCTCGAACTGCTGGTGCAGCAGCTCAATGTGAACCTGGTGCATAAGGCGATCACGATCTCTGTGACCGATGAGGCCAAGAAGTGGATCATCGAGAAGACTGCATCTGACCGTACCTATGGCGCTCGTCCGCTGCGTCGTGCTCTGCAGAAGTACGTTGAGGATCCGCTGTCGGAGGCCTTAATCGGCGGCGGGATTGCGCAGCGACCTGCGTTCCTCGAGGTCTACATGGAAAACAACTTGCTGTTCTACCGGCCCATTGCGTCGGATGGTGAAGAGAAGATGGCTGGCCTTGCGCTGACCACTGTTTAG